One genomic region from Amphiprion ocellaris isolate individual 3 ecotype Okinawa chromosome 20, ASM2253959v1, whole genome shotgun sequence encodes:
- the LOC111569332 gene encoding neuroblast differentiation-associated protein AHNAK-like isoform X2, whose protein sequence is MFEKRSTPKMSKLKEVHSPESEVIVKTAKDGCAEGLVYGGGGREGIFIKQVVPESPASKSLKVKEGDQILSATVYFDNVTYEDAIQILEHAQAYKLKLCLKRKPDITETEPVIESDVILEEELDTPEMREQGKTKRRGDARISWPKFPSFGKGRKSRFARSHSSSEADEQRKLELSPTTSDTESPIKSQDALKGKKKHKMKLSLTKRSRISSSEDQDTDAPTTGQTSSDVHQAGESDMLAAECLESPSGETPQVYVTEDLKVKEELKLEQNIPTLTETQTTQHKVELISIDSTLKTTDLTVGLTNQESPTKSPDGKKKKKEKSELKIKLLGKDKSQKKEAKAKSSPKRLKTLGASFEIADQPENQKTGDQPALDVNTQMKVPKVELEVSDVAFPQKSPKKGQEKTQKGKAKQKQETKSSTIFKLPKVGLSDISPEEIIQKTSINVEDCTTKVQQLPTKGAEVKEDPYEILSKSSVSRTQLPKREDIEIPGMEDMSRKTTAKGIKEPKAVYTGYHEEIHAETVQMSIDVDSVKEAVSKLPGFKLPKVDTSGVPIPEEITVIDANAQRISVKTPTKVVDNKAKHEVHFTKFDIAAPPEISKMTVKLPKITPADFTSEELLVATKVDCNKTQKEHKTKTKQSDKDIKTRECKRDEIVIPGKESAPGVSTIRTQETEAIQLEYESAATKESEKKSKKAKITMPSFGIGKPDIRIPDIGIDLPKQRISEQKGDAVKGGKTTVLQEEKTSESETRKGKEQIRGVMCDVKIPEIDGIEYIDSTEGSPAKMDGGTRLTGFDVNLEAKPKVDISFPEVKHEVKDVRVKLPKFEASVPDGDKNINIDGVEIKTLEREEKGSKFKVPNLGISMPKVKGPKVDLSLSKKDAQAKAEVQLPEAPQTDVSLGRMNVSIPEQKIEVQKPELEIKSLEIEGGLDGQGSKFKMPKLGIAMQKGKGPEFDLSLSKKDADVALPEAKGKLPGVELKDSSAKIEIPAPEIEAVEKDAEGSPSKFKMSTFKRPKFGAGISTPEVRSAVNTAAPNTDVEGPSVNLKTTGAEHEGKGSKFKMPHLGFSMPKVKGPKIDLGLPKKHIDTTLPEAEADVKLPDVNLGEGDVSIPEVMMEVKKPELEMQTLQTEGQLDGQGGKFKMPKFGMSMPKVKGPEFHLGPSKKDVDVTTPEVKAGIYLPDTELETPSTKVAIKAPDIEIAGKDTEGSSSTFKMPNLSLSLPKVKEPDINLSLSKQETDITLPEAEAEVKFPEASKRDVSLVKAEVVIPEATVEVKKPEVQIKPLQTDVELDGQGGKFKMPKFGITMPKVKRPEIDLSLSKKDVHAILPEAKADVKLKKGPEVDVEIEGELDGQGNKFKMPKLGIKMPKIKGPEFDVSMSKKDADAAVQLPEAPKTDVTLGSIDVTIPEARIEVRKPELEIKPAQTEGETDGQRSKFKMPTLGMSVPKVKGPEVEFSLSKTDIDITLPEAKAEVTMPGADIKEPSAKVDFKPAEVEGQLGNVKGSPSKFKLPTFKFPKFGVTAPHISAEIPDTDKDIRIDGGDMHISDIDVTLPETKTKVKLPDVELKKPSAEVEVKGPEIKVVKKEREGSPSKFKMPTFKLPKFGVGSPSVTAEVPDVDKGIKIDGSDIKVPEEVLTVSVAAPSIDAKGPSIDITSMGTKLEGKEGKFKMPNLGFSGSQAKGPDIDLSLSKKDIDVSLPEAQAEVKFPDVELKKSSAEVEIKAPQIKVGMKDREGSPSKFKMPTFKLPKFGAGTPSVTAEGPDVDKDVKIDGVDIKVPEEALAVSVTAPSIDTKGPSIDIKTTGTEHEGKGIKFKLPSLGFSGSQVKGPDFDLSLSKKDVDVTLPEAKGEVKLPDVELKKSAAEVEIKAPEIKAGTKKTEVSPSKFKMPTFKLPKFGAGTPSVTAEGPDVDKSFQVDGADIKVPEEVLSVTIAAPSIDTKGPSIDIKSTGTEREWKGSKFKMPSLGFSMSQAKAPEIDLSLSKKDVDVTLPEAKGEVKLPEVELKKPSAEVEVKAPEIKVETKDTDGSPSKFKMPTFKLPKFGVGTSSVTAEGPDMDKDVKIDEGNIKVPEQVLAVNIAAPSIDTKAPSTDIKISGADHEGKGGKFKLPSLGFSMSQAKAPDIDLSLSKKDVDVTLPEAKGEVKLPEVELKKPSAEVEVKAPEIKAGTKKTEVSPSKFKMPTFKLPKFSAGTPSVTAEGPDVDKDIKVDGADIKVPEEVLAVTVAAPSIDTKGPSIDIKSTGTEHEGKGSKFKMPSLGFSMSQAKQPDIDLSLSKKDVDVTLPEAKGEMKKPSVEVEVKAPEIKVGTKDTDGSPSKFNMPTFKLPKFGAGTPSVTAEGPDMDKDVKIDGADIKVPEEVIAINIAAPSIDTKSPSIDIKSTGTKHEGKGSKFNMPSLGFSMSQAKRPDIDLSLSKKDVDVTLPEAKGEIKLPDVKLKKPSAEVEAKAPEIKVETKDIDGSPSKFKMPTFKLPKFGAGSPSVTAEGPDMDKGVKIDGAHMKGPQEVLSTKVEAPSIDIEGPSVDIKTTGALHEGKGSKFKLPSLGFAMSQAKGSDVDLSLSMKAVDVTLPEAKGEVKLPEVELKKPSVEMEIKGPGTDLQASNTEGSPSRFKMPTFKLPRFGAATPMVSAEVPDIDKNIKNDTETSTDTDGLSADVGNKGSELHVSGGKFKMPNLGISVPKVKGPETNLGLAKKDVDVTLPDVKAEVKLPAVEVKQVEGAVSAPDVKAPSWAFPRFSFSRPSGKTPDADVNFETPKSDITSPEAKAEISLPDAEVKGPISTELPPAAEPDTNLKKPRFSLPRFSFSKSSGKEPEVSSELPQVDVCIAEGEVKVKYPEMEMKAPELEAGQSGQGSTFKLPKLGIGQLKAKGPEVDATVPEVKADIKLSEYNVKESSAGVEMKGSEAEAKSKDVGDSPLKFKMPTLKMRFGSASYDVTKEAANAEKAAEIDEVKLKEDVTVAMKSPSVDIKTDVPKAAASDPETPKTETDGVVLGSPSKFKLPTFKMPRLSFSKPKPEDECSPVDTECKEEELKKEDEPKGESKSPKLSMTSFGEILKNIDVEFDVSKTEENLDVHEAEQLTEKQLAAKEKETNTKPDTVKSPERTGWFKFPRFGLSSPSEPAKTSPKSEQKDEEISPTSSVQSSDAFADVSSAVTSENLGPSLSPPTKVTVKYSGPDISDLGEIHSNIITSTARTELISVEPNLPEKITILSSGVSSSSEDTLRLDSGKIHVITSNIQGTPEAQHAKLLSAVKTEAAGGLPLKSEGNEAASKTVEESPSGKRSLFESLRHFSSERRESKQETVVITKQITHVFESSEPISGETASSIQRLRDSVHSEKMRFFDGAEK, encoded by the exons GAGGTTCACAGCCCTGAGTCGGAAGTGATTGTGAAAACAGCCAAAGATGGATGTGCAGAGGGTCTCGTTtatggtggaggaggaagagagggtaTCTTCATCAAACAAGTGGTGCCAGAGTCACCGGCATCGAAAAGTTTGAAAGTGAAAGAAG GTGATCAGATTCTGAGTGCCACCGTTTATTTCGACAACGTGACCTACGAGGATGCCATTCAGATTCTGGAGCACGCTCAGGCTTACAAACTGAAGCTTTGCTTGAAGCGCAAACCGGACATCACAGAGACTGAACCAGTCATCGAATCTGATGTCATCCTT GAGGAAGAGCTCGACACTCCAGAGATGAGGGAGCAAGGAAAAACCAAAAGAAGAGGAGATGCCCGCATTTCGTGGCCCAAGTTTCCCTCCTTTGGAAAAGGACGAAAATCACGTTTTGCAAGATCTCACAGTTCCTCAGAGGCTGATGAGCAGAGAAAACTTGAGCTTAGCCCAACAACAAGTGACACAGAGTCCCCTATAAAATCTCAGGACGCTCTCAAAGGCAAGAAGAAGCATAAAATGAAGCTGTCTTTGACAAAGAGAAGCCGTATaagttcatctgaagaccaggacaccGACGCACCAACAACCGGCCAGACCAGCAGTGATGTTCATCAGGCAGGAGAGTCAGATATGCTTGCAGCTGAGTGCCTTGAAAGCCCCTCAGGAGAAACACCGCAAGTCTACGTGACAGAGGATCTGAAGGTAAAGGAAGAATTAAAATTGGAACAAAACATCCCTACACTGACTGAAACTCAAACTACTCAGCATAAAGTAGAACTCATCAGTATAGATAGTACTCTGAAAACAACAGATCTAACTGTGGGGCTGACAAATCAAGAAAGCCCCACCAAGTCTCCTGatgggaagaaaaagaagaaagaaaagtctGAATTAAAGATTAAACTTTTGGGGAAGGACAAATCCcaaaagaaagaagcaaaagCCAAATCCTCACCAAAAAGGCTAAAAACACTGGGGGCAAGTTTTGAAATAGCGGATCAACCTGAAAATCAAAAGACTGGAGACCAACCCGCACTTGATGTCAATACCCAAATGAAAGTCCCAAAAGTGGAACTTGAAGTATCAGATGTTGCATTTCCACAAAAATCTCCAAAGAAAggtcaagaaaaaacacagaaaggcaaagccaaacaaaaacaagagactaAGTCAAGTACAATATTCAAACTGCCTAAAGTAGGCTTGAGCGATATTTCTCCTGAGGAAATCATTCAAAAAACGAGCATAAATGTTGAAGATTGCACAACTAAAGTTCAACAGCTCCCAACCAAAGGTGCAGAAGTCAAAGAAGACCCTTATGAGATACTTTCAAAAAGCAGTGTTTCCAGAACGCAGCTTCCAAAACGTGAAGACATTGAGATTCCAGGTATGGAAGACATGTCCAGGAAAACCACAGCCAAAGGAATTAAAGAGCCTAAAGCTGTTTATACAGGATATCATGAAGAAATTCACGCTGAAACTGTACAAATGTCAATTGATGTTGACAGTGTGAAGGAAGCAGTTTCGAAATTGCCTGGATTCAAGCTGCCAAAGGTTGATACGTCTGGGGTGCCTATTCCAGAGGAAATTACTGTGATAGATGCAAATGCACAAAGAATATCAGTGAAAACACCTACTAAAGTGGTAGATAACAAGGCAAAACATGAGGTACACTTCACAAAGTTTGACATAGCTGCCCCTCCAGAGATCTCCAAGATGACAGTCAAACTACCAAAGATCACACCTGCTGATTTCACCTCAGAGGAGCTTTTAGTTGCAACCAAGGTAGATTGTAATAAAACTCAAAAGGAACACAAAACTAAGACAAAACAGAGCGACAAAGACATCAAAACCAGGGAATGTAAAAGAGATGAAATTGTAATACCTGGAAAAGAAAGTGCACCAGGAGTGTCTACTATTCGGACACAAGAAACAGAGGCTATTCAGTTGGAATATGAATCTGCAGCTACAAAAGAATCAGAGAAGAAATCAAAAAAGGCAAAGATAACAATGCCTAGCTTTGGAATCGGAAAACCAGACATAAGAATCCCTGATATAGGAATTGACTTGCCAAAACAAAGGATCTCAGAGCAAAAAGGTGATGCAGTAAAAGGGGGAAAGACTACAGTTCTCCAAGAAGAAAAGACATCAGAAAGTGAAACAAGGAAAGGCAAGGAGCAGATTAGAGGAGTCATGTGCGATGTCAAAATACCTGAAATCGATGGTATTGAATATATTGATTCGACAGAAGGTTCACCTGCCAAAATGGATGGTGGTACTCGGCTTACAGGCTTTGATGTTAACCTTGAAGCAAAACCAAAGGTTGACATTTCCTTTCCAGAGGTCAAACATGAAGTAAAGGATGTAAGAGTTAAACTGCCCAAATTTGAAGCAAGTGTGCCTGATGGGGATAAGAATATAAACATTGATGGAGTTGAGATAAAAACTcttgaaagagaagaaaaaggcaGCAAGTTTAAAGTGCCAAATCTTGGCATCTCCATGCCAAAAGTGAAAGGACCGAAAGTTGATTTAAGTTTGTCAAAGAAAGACGCACAGGCTAAAGCTGAAGTACAACTTCCAGAAGCCCCTCAGACTGATGTTTCTCTTGGACGCATGAATGTTTCTATTCCAGAGCAAAAGATAGAGGTCCAAAAACCTGAACTTGAAATCAAATCACTGGAGATTGAAGGTGGACTTGATGGACAAGGAAGCAAGTTTAAAATGCCAAAGCTGGGAATCGCAATGCAAAAAGGAAAAGGGCCTGAATTTGATTTGAGCTTGTCAAAGAAAGATGCTGATGTCGCACTACCAGAAGCCAAGGGGAAGCTCCCTGGTGTTGAACTAAAGGATTCCTCTGCAAAAATCGAAATTCCAGCTCCTGAAATTGAAGCTGTAGAAAAAGATGCAGAAGGATCACcatcaaaatttaaaatgtcaactttcAAACGGCCCAAATTTGGAGCGGGAATTAGTACTCCAGAGGTCAGGTCTGCAGTTAACACTGCAGCACCCAACACTGACGTGGAAGGCCCttcagttaatttaaaaactacagGAGCTGAGCATGAGGGAAAAGGAAGCAAGTTTAAAATGCCACATCTAGGTTTCTCTATGCCAAAGGTGAAAGGACCCAAAATTGACTTAGGCTTACCAAAGAAACACATAGATACCACATTACCAGAGGCCGAAGCAGATGTCAAACTTCCAGATGTCAATCTTGGAGAAGGAGATGTTTCAATTCCAGAGGTGATGATGGAGGTCAAAAAACCTGAACTGGAAATGCAGACCCTGCAGACCGAAGGTCAACTTGATGGACAAGGAGGAAAGTTCAAAATGCCAAAGTTTGGAATGTCAATGCCGAAAGTAAAAGGACCCGAATTTCATCTAGGACCTTCAAAGAAAGATGTAGATGTCACAACACCAGAAGTAAAAGCCGGCATCTACCTTCCTGATACTGAACTGGAAACACCTTCCACAAAAGTAGCAATTAAAGCTCCTGACATTGAAATTGCAGGTAAAGATACAGAAGGATCCTCGTCaacatttaaaatgccaaatttaAGCCTCTCTTTGCCTAAAGTTAAAGAGCCTGATATAAATTTGAGCTTATCAAAGCAAGAAACAGATATCACATTGCCAGAGGCTGAAGCTGAGGTCAAATTCCCAGAAGCCTCTAAACGTGATGTCAGTCTTGTAAAAGCAGAGGTTGTGATACCAGAGGCAACAGTGGAAGTTAAAAAACCTGAAGTGCAAATCAAACCTTTGCAGACTGATGTTGAACTTGATGGGCAAGGAGGCAAGTTTAAAATGCCAAAGTTTGGAATCACCATGCCAAAAGTAAAGAGGCCTGAAATTGATTTGAGTTTATCAAAGAAAGATGTACATGCAATACTACCAGAGGCTAAAGCTGACGTTAAACTTAAGAAGGGCCCTGAAGTTGATGTTGAGATTGAAGGTGAACTTGATGGACAAGGAAACAAGTTTAAGATGCCAAAGCTTGGaattaaaatgccaaaaataaaaggcCCTGAATTTGATGTAAGCATGTCAAAGAAAGATGCAGATGCAGCGGTACAACTCCCTGAAGCCCCTAAGACTGATGTTACTCTTGGAAGCatagatgttacaattccagaaGCAAGGATAGAGGTTAGAAAGCCTGAACTGGAAATCAAACCAGCTCAAACTGAAGGTGAAACGGATGGACAAAGAAGCAAGTTCAAAATGCCAACGTTGGGAATGTCAGTGCCAAAAGTTAAAGGACCTGAAGTTGAGTTCAGTTTATCTAAGACAGACATAGACATCACACTACCAGAAGCCAAAGCAGAAGTCACTATGCCTGGTGCTGACATAAAAGAACCCTCTGCTAAGGTGGACTTCAAACCTGCTGAGGTTGAAGGTCAATTAGGTAATGTGAAAGGATCACCATCAAAATTTAAATTGCCCACATTCAAATTTCCCAAATTTGGTGTCACTGCACCACATATCAGTGCTGAAATACCTGATACAGACAAAGATATCAGAATTGATGGTGGTGACATGCACATATCAGACATAGATGTGACACTACCAGAGACCAAAACTAAAGTTAAACTTCCTGATGTTGAACTGAAAAAACCTTCTGCTGAAGTGGAAGTCAAAGGTCCCGAGATCAaggttgtgaagaaggagagggAAGGATCACCATCCAAATTTAAGATGCCGACATTCAAATTACCAAAATTTGGAGTTGGTAGTCCAAGTGTCACAGCAGAAGTACCAGATGTTGACAAAGGTATCAAAATAGATGGAAGTGATATTAAAGTTCCTGAGGAGGTTCTTACAGTTAGTGTTGCAGCCCCAAGCATTGATGCAAAAGGCCCTTCAATAGATATAACAAGCATGGGAACCAAACTTGAAGGCAAAGAAGGCAAGTTTAAAATGCCAAATCTCGGATTTTCTGGATCTCAAGCCAAAGGGCCAGACATTGATTTAAGCTTATCAAAGAAAGATATAGACGTATCACTACCAGAGGCCCAAGCTGAAGTCAAATTTCCTGATGTTGAACTGAAAAAATCTTCTGCTGAAGTGGAAATCAAAGCTCCTCAGATCAAAGTTGGGATGAAAGACAGAGAAGGCTCACCATCCAAATTTAAGATGCCGACATTCAAATTACCAAAATTTGGAGCGGGAACACCAAGTGTCACAGCTGAAGGACCTGATGTGGATAAAGATGTCAAAATAGATGGAGTTGACATTAAGGTTCCTGAGGAGGCTCTTGCAGTTAGCGTTACAGCACCGAGCATTGACACAAAAGGTCCATCAATAGACATTAAAACTACAGGAACTGAACACGAAGGGAAAGGAATCAAGTTTAAACTGCCAAGCCTTGGATTTTCTGGGTCTCAAGTTAAAGGGCCAGATTTTGATTTAAGCCTATCAAAGAAAGATGTCGATGTGACACTACCAGAGGCCAAAGGTGAAGTCAAACTCCCTGATGTTGAACTGAAAAAATCAGCTGCTGAAGTGGAAATCAAAGCTCCTGAGATCAAAGCTggtacaaagaaaacagaagtatcACCATCCAAATTTAAGATGCCAACATTCAAATTACCAAAATTCGGAGCTGGAACCCCAAGTGTCACAGCAGAAGGACCTGATGTAGACAAAAGTTTCCAAGTAGATGGAGCTGACATTAAGGTTCCTGAGGAGGTTCTTTCAGTTACCATTGCAGCACCAAGCATTGACACAAAAGGTCCATCAATAGACATAAAAAGTACTGGAACTGAACGTGAATGGAAAGGAAGCAAGTTTAAAATGCCAAGTCTTGGATTTTCTATGTCTCAAGCCAAAGCACCTGAGATAGATTTAAGCTTATCAAAGAAAGATGTAGATGTGACACTACCAGAGGCCAAAGGTGAAGTCAAACTCCCTgaagttgaactgaaaaaaccTTCTGCTGAAGTGGAAGTTAAAGCTCCTGAGATCAAGGTTGAGACCAAGGACACAGATGGATCACCATCAAAATTTAAGATGCCGACATTCAAATTACCAAAATTTGGAGTTGGTACATCAAGTGTCACAGCAGAAGGACCTGATATGGACAAAGATGTTAAAATAGATGAAGGTAACATCAAGGTGCCTGAACAAGTTCTTGCAGTTAACATTGCAGCTCCAAGCATTGACACAAAAGCTCCATCAACGGATATAAAAATTTCAGGAGCTGATCATGAAGGAAAGGGAGGCAAGTTCAAACTGCCAAGTCTTGGATTTTCTATGTCCCAGGCCAAAGCACCTGACATAGATTTAAGCTTATCAAAGAAAGATGTCGATGTGACACTACCAGAGGCCAAAGGTGAAGTCAAACTCCCTgaagttgaactgaaaaaaccTTCTGCTGAAGTAGAAGTCAAGGCTCCTGAGATCAAAGCTGGGACTAAGAAAACGGAGGTATCCCCATCAAAATTTAAGATGCCAACATTTAAATTACCAAAATTCAGTGCTGGAACTCCAAGTGTCACAGCTGAAGGGCCTGATGTAGACAAAGATATCAAAGTAGATGGAGCTGACATTAAGGTTCCTGAGGAGGTTCTGGCAGTTACCGTTGCAGCACCGAGCATTGACACAAAAGGTCCATCAATTGACATAAAAAGCACTGGAACTGAACATGAAGGGAAAGGAAGCAAGTTCAAGATGCCAAGTCTTGGATTTTCTATGTCTCAAGCCAAACAGCCAGACATTGATTTAAGCTTGTCAAAGAAAGATGTTGACGTGACGCTACCAGAGGCCAAAGGTGAGATGAAAAAACCTTCAGTTGAAGTGGAAGTCAAAGCTCCTGAGATCAAGGTTGGGACCAAGGACACAGATGGATCACCATCAAAATTTAATATGCCGACATTCAAATTACCAAAATTTGGAGCTGGAACCCCAAGTGTCACAGCAGAAGGACCTGATATGGACAAAGATGTCAAAATAGACGGAGCTGACATTAAGGTTCCCGAGGAAGTTATTGCAATTAACATTGCAGCACCGAGCATTGACACAAAAAGTCCATCAATAGACATAAAAAGCACAGGAACAAAACATGAAGGAAAAGGAAGCAAGTTTAACATGCCAAGTCTCGGATTTTCTATGTCTCAAGCCAAACGGCCAGACATTGATTTAAGCTTATCAAAGAAAGATGTAGATGTGACACTACCAGAGGCCAAAGGTGAGATCAAACTCCCTGATGTTAAATTGAAAAAACCTTCTGCTGAAGTGGAAGCTAAAGCTCCTGAGATCAAGGTTGAGACCAAGGACATAGATGGATCACCATCAAAATTTAAGATGCCAACATTCAAATTACCAAAATTTGGAGCTGGATCCCCAAGTGTCACAGCAGAAGGACCTGATATGGACAAAGGTGTCAAAATAGATGGAGCTCACATGAAGGGTCCTCAGGAAGTTCTTTCCACTAAGGTTGAAGCTCCCAGCATTGATATAGAAGGACCTTCAGTTGATATAAAAACGACTGGAGCTCTACATGAGGGAAAAGGAAGCAAGTTTAAGCTGCCAAGTCTCGGATTTGCTATGTCTCAAGCCAAAGGGTCAGATGTTGATTTAAGCTTATCAATGAAAGCTGTAGATGTGACACTACCAGAGGCCAAAGGTGAAGTGAAACTCCCTGAAGTCGAACTTAAAAAACCTTCTGTTGAAATGGAAATCAAAGGTCCTGGAACTGATCTCCAGGCAAGTAATACTGAAGGTTCACCATCAAGGTTTAAAATGCCAACATTTAAATTACCCAGATTTGGAGCTGCTACACCAATGGTCAGCGCAGAAGTCCCTGATAtagacaaaaacattaaaaatgacacagaaaccaGCACTGACACTGACGGGTTATCTGCAGATGTGGGAAATAAAGGAAGTGAACTTCATGTATCTGGAGGCAAGTTCAAAATGCCAAATTTGGGCATCTCAGTGCCCAAAGTTAAAGGACCTGAGACGAATTTAGGCTTGGCCAAGAAAGATGTAGATGTGACATTACCAGATGTCAAAGCTGAAGTCAAACTCCCTGCTGTTGAAGTCAAACAAGTGGAGGGTGCAGTTTCAGCACCAGATGTGAAAGCACCGAGCTGGGCATttccaagattttcattttcacgGCCAAGTGGTAAAACCCCTGATGCTGATGTCAACTTTGAAACACCAAAAAGTGATATTACATCACCAGAGGCCAAAGCAGAAATCAGTCTACCAGATGCTGAAGTCAAAGGACCTATTTCAACAGAATTgcctcctgctgcagaaccTGATACGAACTTGAAAAAACCAAGGTTTTCACTGCCcaggttttctttttcaaagtcAAGCGGTAAAGAGCCTGAAGTGAGTTCCGAGCTTCCACAAGTGGATGTATGTATCGCAGAGGGAGAAGTGAAAGTCAAATACCCTGAAATGGAAATGAAAGCACCTGAGCTTGAAGCCGGACAAAGTGGACAAGGAAGCACATTTAAATTGCCAAAGTTAGGAATCGGACAACTAAAAGCAAAAGGACCTGAAGTTGATGCCACAGTGCCAGAAGTAAAAGCAGACATAAAACTCTCTGAGTACAATGTCAAAGAATCTTCAGCTGGTGTGGAAATGAAAGGTTCTGAGGCTGAAGCTAAGTCAAAAGATGTTGGAGATTCAccattaaagtttaaaatgccAACATTAAAAATGAGATTTGGCAGTGCTAGTTATGATGTTACCAAAGAAGCAGCCAATGCagaaaaagcagctgaaattGATGAAGTGAAATTGAAGGAGGATGTTACTGTCGCTATGAAAAGTCCCAGTGTTGATATTAAAACTGATGTTCCCAAAGCAGCTGCATCCGATCCTGAAACACCAAAGACTGAGACTGATGGTGTGGTTCTTGGATCTCCAAGCAAATTCAAACTACCAACCTTTAAAATGCCAAGGTTAAGTTTCTCAAAACCTAAACCCGAGGACGAATGCAGCCCTGTTGACACTGAATGTAAAGAGGAAGAACTGAAAAAGGAAGATGAACCAAAAGGAGAGAGCAAATCACCAAAATTGAGTATGACATCATTTGGTGAGATTCTCAAGAACATTGACGTTGAATTTGATGTatcaaaaactgaagaaaatctgGACGTTCATGAGGCAGAACAACTCACTGAAAAGCAGTtagcagcaaaagaaaaagaaacaaataccAAGCCAGATACGGTCAAAAGTCCTGAGAGGACGGGTTGGTTTAAATTCCCGAGGTTCGGCCTGTCCTCCCCATCAGAACCGGccaaaacttctccaaaaaGCGAGCAAAAGGATGAAGAAATAAGCCCTACCTCTTCCGTCCAGTCATCAGACGCCTTTGCCGATGTTAGCTCTGCAGTGACAAGTGAGAATCTTGGCCCGTCCTTATCTCCTCCAACCAAGGTAACTGTCAAATACTCTGGTCCAGATATTTCTGACTTGGGAGAGATTCACAGCAACATCATTACTTCCACCGCAAGGACTGAGCTGATCTCAGTCGAGCCCAACTTGCCTGAGAAAATCACCATCCTATCATCTGGagtttcatcttcatcagaagacacGCTCAGACTGGATTCTGGAAAAATACACGTCATTACATCAAACATACAGGGAACTCCAGAAGCACAGCACGCCAAGCTACTGAGTGCTGTCAAAACCGAAGCAGCTGGAGGCCTTCCTTTGAAATCAGAGGGGAATGAAGCGGCATCAAAGACCGTCGAAGAATCGCCAAGCGGCAAGAGGTCGCTGTTTGAGAGTTTGAGGCACTTTTCAAGTGAGAGACGTGAGAGCAAACAAGAAACAGTCGTCATAACTAAACAAATTACGCATGTTTTTGAATCTTCCGAGCCCATCTCGGGTGAGACAGCTTCTTCCATTCAACGGCTGAGGGACTCTGTGCACTCTGAGAAGATGAGGTTCTTTGATGGAGCTGAGAAGTGA